A single genomic interval of Carassius carassius chromosome 24, fCarCar2.1, whole genome shotgun sequence harbors:
- the mex3a gene encoding RNA-binding protein MEX3B, whose amino-acid sequence MPSLLVLAGIMEKNGGYGGDLAGSCFGSEGLLVPPEEEEDDSRALRVALGQLSLLGLGEGEDGAPAGGGGGVQDRSNNNHHNHIQAESGMLQGKNKLCALYDSSPTETKGRGCNITECVPVPSSEHVAEIVGRQGCKIKALRAKTNTYIKTPVRGEEPVFLITGRKEDVALARREIISAAEHFSMLRASRNKLGVSFSGSPPAPLPGQTTIQVRVPYRVVGLVVGPKGSTIKRIQQQTCTYIVTPSRDRDPVFEITGSPGNAERAKEEIEAHIAFRTGGLHDHNNENDCLGPDSGNGGLESRLQQVWGLQGAPRKPLASSYRQNFSDAMVGSSGGGGSGIYSKGDFTNHGSGDKPCSYFGSEGTQSWGDPDYPKQVAYYAQQRSKSFGGLPLPLTRLSPGLPEPCGTGNSNAVGSPHAQARRAHSEPTAVTATFTGRLPVPDSPPAVARECMTCFESKVTAALVPCGHNLFCMECAIRICELNHPECPVCHTLVTQAIRIFS is encoded by the exons ATGCCTAGCTTGCTGGTTCTAGCAGGGATCATGGAGAAAAATGGGGGCTACGGCGGGGATTTGGCCGGCTCCTGCTTCGGCAGCGAGGGCCTCCTGGTGCCGcccgaggaggaggaggacgattCCCGTGCCCTTAGAGTTGCGCTGGGCCAACTGTCGCTGCTGGGTCTTGGAGAGGGCGAGGACGGGGCTCCTGCGGGTGGAGGTGGAGGAGTTCAAGACAGGAGTAACAATAACCACCACAATCACATCCAAGCCGAATCTGGGATGTTACAAGGGAAGAACAAGTTATGCGCCTTGTACGACAGCTCGCCCACCGAAACCAAAGGACGGGGCTGCAACATAACGGAGTGCGTCCCCGTGCCAAGCTCCGAACATGTGGCCGAAATAGTGGGGAGGCAAG GTTGCAAAATCAAAGCTTTGCGTGCAAAGACAAACACCTACATCAAGACCCCCGTCCGAGGCGAAGAACCAGTCTTCCTCATCACCGGCCGCAAAGAGGATGTGGCCCTGGCCAGACGTGAAATCATCTCAGCTGCGGAGCACTTCTCCATGCTGCGGGCCTCCAGGAACAAGTTGGGCGTCTCTTTCAGTGGATCGCCTCCTGCACCGTTACCTGGCCAGACCACCATACAGGTGCGGGTTCCCTACCGCGTCGTGGGTTTGGTGGTTGGACCGAAAGGCTCGACTATAAAACGCATCCAGCAGCAAACGTGCACTTACATCGTGACTCCGAGCCGTGACCGTGACCCTGTCTTTGAGATCACCGGCTCCCCTGGGAACGCAGAACGGGCAAAGGAAGAAATTGAGGCGCACATTGCCTTCCGCACGGGTGGCCTGCATGACCACAACAATGAGAACGACTGCTTGGGACCTGACAGCGGCAACGGGGGTCTGGAGAGCCGCCTGCAGCAGGTGTGGGGGCTACAGGGGGCCCCGCGCAAACCGCTTGCCAGCAGCTACCGCCAGAATTTCTCAGACGCCATGGTCGGAAGTAGTGGAGGAGGAGGAAGTGGGATTTACAGTAAAGGTGACTTTACCAACCATGGCAGTGGGGACAAGCCATGCTCCTACTTCGGATCTGAGGGCACTCAAAGCTGGGGCGATCCCGACTATCCCAAACAGGTGGCTTACTACGCCCAGCAGCGCTCCAAAAGCTTTGGAGGCCTGCCTCTTCCTCTGACCAGACTGTCGCCGGGACTGCCTGAACCATGCGGCACTGGAAACTCCAACGCTGTCGGGTCTCCTCACGCCCAGGCGCGCCGCGCCCACAGTGAGCCCACCGCTGTCACAGCCACATTCACCGGACGTCTCCCCGTGCCGGATTCTCCGCCTGCCGTGGCTCGAGAGTGCATGACCTGTTTTGAGAGCAAAGTGACCGCCGCTCTGGTCCCGTGTGGTCATAACCTCTTCTGCATGGAGTGTGCCATCCGAATTTGTGAGCTAAACCATCCGGAGTGTCCTGTCTGCCACACCCTGGTCACACAGGCCATCCGGATATTCTCCTAA